A genomic segment from Streptomyces sp. NBC_01233 encodes:
- a CDS encoding transposase: MRDRLGEVFADEPFVEAFGVRGAPGLSPGVLSLVTVLQFAENLTDRQAAVMAVRAIDWKYALGVELEDPGFDFSVLSKFRARLVEHDMERVVFEKLLEHCREAGLVAAGGKQRTDATHVISAVRDLNRLELAGESVRAALEALAAAAPSWLASVVDVPELAHRYGQRIEGWTLPASKTKRERLALVFGQDALALCRAVWAPGAPGWLREIEPVALLRQVLVQTYVISTDTRGREVVRKREADTDGVPPGHLRLASPYDADARWAAKGEDLFWLGYKVHLTETCDTPAEAEAEAEAEAEAEAEAEAEAEAEAEAEAEAEAEAEAGAVGRQEPVRAVNLITDVLTTVATVPDVKATATVQAALTARGLKPAEHYLDSGYPSADLITQAAGQGIIMVTPVLLDHSPQAKAAAGYDKNAFGIDWKTRQATCPEGRTSTGWHPVKQHGRDAIVVEFARSDCRECPVLKLCTRSRRGNRMLTLYPEHLHAALTTARAEQKSRTWKDKYALRSGIEGTINQALDLTGLRRARYRGLPKVRLQHTFSATAINIVRLDAHWTTTDTPPRTGRLARLGYQLTA; the protein is encoded by the coding sequence GTGCGGGATCGGCTCGGTGAGGTGTTCGCGGACGAGCCGTTCGTCGAGGCGTTCGGGGTTCGTGGGGCCCCGGGATTGTCGCCGGGGGTGTTGTCGCTGGTCACGGTCTTGCAGTTCGCGGAGAACCTGACCGACCGGCAGGCCGCGGTGATGGCGGTGCGGGCGATCGACTGGAAGTACGCGCTCGGGGTGGAGCTGGAGGATCCGGGGTTCGACTTCAGCGTGCTGTCGAAGTTCCGGGCCCGGCTGGTCGAGCATGACATGGAGCGGGTGGTCTTCGAGAAGTTGCTGGAGCACTGCCGGGAGGCGGGGCTGGTGGCGGCGGGCGGGAAGCAGCGCACGGACGCGACCCATGTGATCAGCGCGGTGCGGGACCTGAACCGGCTGGAGCTGGCCGGGGAGAGCGTGCGGGCCGCGCTGGAAGCCCTCGCGGCGGCCGCGCCGTCCTGGCTGGCCAGCGTGGTAGACGTGCCCGAACTCGCCCACCGCTACGGGCAGCGGATTGAGGGCTGGACGCTTCCGGCCTCGAAGACGAAGCGGGAGCGGCTCGCGCTGGTCTTCGGGCAGGATGCGCTGGCCCTGTGCCGGGCGGTCTGGGCACCGGGGGCGCCCGGGTGGCTGCGGGAGATCGAGCCGGTCGCCCTGCTGCGGCAGGTCCTGGTCCAGACGTACGTGATCAGCACCGATACGCGCGGGCGGGAGGTGGTCAGGAAGCGGGAGGCCGACACGGACGGCGTTCCGCCCGGTCATCTCCGCCTCGCCTCGCCCTATGACGCCGACGCGCGCTGGGCGGCCAAGGGCGAGGATCTGTTCTGGCTGGGCTACAAGGTCCACCTCACCGAGACCTGCGACACTCCCGCCGAAGCCGAAGCCGAAGCCGAAGCCGAAGCCGAAGCCGAAGCCGAAGCCGAAGCCGAAGCCGAAGCCGAAGCCGAAGCCGAAGCCGAAGCCGAAGCCGAAGCCGAAGCCGGGGCGGTGGGGAGGCAGGAGCCGGTCCGGGCGGTGAACCTGATCACGGATGTGCTGACCACGGTGGCCACCGTCCCGGACGTGAAGGCGACCGCCACCGTCCAGGCCGCGCTCACCGCCCGCGGCCTGAAGCCGGCCGAGCACTACCTCGACTCCGGTTACCCCTCGGCCGACCTGATCACCCAGGCCGCAGGGCAGGGCATCATCATGGTCACCCCCGTGCTCCTGGACCACTCGCCCCAGGCCAAGGCGGCCGCCGGCTATGACAAGAACGCCTTCGGCATCGACTGGAAGACACGCCAGGCCACCTGCCCCGAAGGCCGCACCAGCACCGGGTGGCACCCGGTGAAACAGCACGGACGCGACGCCATCGTCGTCGAGTTCGCCCGCTCCGACTGCCGCGAGTGCCCCGTCTTGAAGCTGTGCACCCGGTCCCGGCGCGGCAACCGGATGCTCACCCTCTACCCCGAACACCTCCACGCTGCCCTGACCACGGCCCGCGCCGAGCAGAAGTCCCGGACCTGGAAGGACAAGTACGCCCTGCGCTCGGGCATCGAGGGAACCATCAACCAGGCCCTCGACCTCACTGGCCTGCGCAGGGCCCGCTACCGCGGCCTCCCGAAGGTCCGCCTCCAACACACGTTCTCCGCCACCGCGATCAACATCGTCCGCCTCGACGCCCACTGGACCACCACGGACACCCCACCCCGAACCGGCCGCCTCGCTCGCCTCGGCTACCAGCTCACAGCCTGA
- a CDS encoding recombinase family protein yields MERDDLATLRALGFKDDELKNLGLWAVPTGEPADLAEAYIRRSKKRDDLATLRAHVRDVCRTAAAQEKTIRHIWFEQRSASKAHVRREQFDSAIAAVLEGLSKTLYVWKTDRLSRRGMGQVGLLLDDFDKRGARLVSVTEGLDSAQGGRMMFAWLSERAREEAKDIALRTKTGGDAHKAEGRWPGGVAPYGLHSPKGSGKLAHNPGEYKNARTLIAERLLDGDTPADIANDLNKRKIPTRKGKQWRAQTVIHLAHSPSWAGLIPDRERATDEFGTPLEKWYRGGPLMGADGHPIECGEGVVTFAEWQKIQVIITGRSRPGSAIGDRTRGVRKAATIMTGILRCPYCKGPMGNGGANYRCLARINQGTSVCVGVATKRSRVDDAMEAIWTNHILSLPVDSPTIHAIARRWLAYEDPAKEARKQAVLAALDRAASRELKLNKEFFLGATGGMDEATYDLLRGDLAAQIAGLKAEIAELAKVGDLTPLMSSDALAILWNGGNIEKRRALIQAAVKQVTILPPKGKGDRTPIEKRLVIEWRDKQDARNIDAAMGFIERRRLEREALQAV; encoded by the coding sequence ATGGAACGCGACGACCTGGCCACTCTGCGGGCCCTCGGCTTCAAAGACGACGAACTGAAGAACCTCGGGCTTTGGGCTGTGCCGACTGGGGAGCCTGCCGACTTGGCAGAGGCGTACATCCGGCGGTCGAAGAAGCGGGATGACCTGGCCACTTTGCGGGCTCACGTGCGGGACGTGTGCCGTACTGCTGCGGCTCAGGAAAAGACCATCCGCCACATTTGGTTTGAGCAGCGCAGCGCGAGTAAGGCGCATGTCCGGCGCGAACAGTTCGACAGTGCTATTGCCGCCGTTCTTGAAGGACTCTCGAAGACGCTCTACGTCTGGAAGACCGACCGGCTTTCACGTCGAGGAATGGGCCAGGTTGGCCTACTGCTCGATGACTTCGACAAGCGGGGTGCCCGTCTTGTCAGCGTCACGGAGGGACTCGACTCCGCCCAGGGCGGCCGGATGATGTTTGCGTGGCTCTCGGAACGTGCCCGCGAAGAGGCAAAGGACATTGCCCTTCGTACGAAGACAGGAGGAGACGCACACAAGGCCGAGGGGCGTTGGCCGGGTGGCGTGGCACCTTACGGACTTCACAGCCCAAAGGGAAGCGGAAAGCTCGCCCACAACCCTGGGGAATACAAGAATGCGCGCACGCTGATTGCTGAACGGTTGTTGGATGGGGACACCCCCGCCGACATAGCCAACGATCTCAACAAGCGCAAAATCCCTACGCGCAAGGGAAAGCAGTGGAGGGCGCAGACTGTGATACACCTTGCGCATTCCCCTAGCTGGGCTGGCCTGATTCCGGACCGTGAGAGGGCAACAGATGAGTTCGGCACCCCACTGGAAAAGTGGTACCGGGGCGGTCCCCTCATGGGCGCGGACGGGCACCCTATCGAATGTGGTGAAGGTGTAGTCACCTTTGCTGAATGGCAAAAAATCCAAGTAATCATCACCGGGCGGTCTCGTCCAGGTAGCGCCATTGGGGACCGCACGCGCGGAGTACGCAAGGCGGCAACCATCATGACCGGAATACTGCGGTGCCCGTACTGCAAAGGGCCGATGGGGAACGGTGGAGCCAATTACCGCTGTCTTGCCCGCATCAATCAGGGCACCTCGGTATGCGTTGGCGTAGCCACTAAGCGCAGTCGCGTAGACGACGCTATGGAGGCGATATGGACGAACCATATCCTGAGCCTCCCGGTGGACTCGCCCACCATTCACGCGATTGCCCGACGCTGGCTCGCCTACGAAGATCCGGCAAAGGAGGCCAGGAAGCAGGCTGTATTGGCTGCACTCGACCGGGCGGCATCAAGGGAACTCAAGCTCAATAAGGAATTCTTCCTGGGTGCGACAGGCGGCATGGATGAGGCGACGTATGACCTTCTTCGGGGCGACCTGGCAGCGCAGATAGCCGGACTCAAGGCGGAGATTGCTGAGCTGGCAAAGGTCGGAGACCTCACGCCGCTTATGAGTTCGGATGCATTGGCGATTCTATGGAATGGCGGCAATATCGAAAAGCGGCGGGCCCTCATTCAGGCAGCCGTAAAGCAGGTCACCATATTGCCTCCGAAGGGGAAGGGGGACCGCACGCCCATTGAAAAGCGCCTAGTCATAGAGTGGCGGGACAAGCAGGACGCGCGAAACATCGACGCGGCCATGGGTTTCATTGAGCGGCGTCGCCTTGAGCGCGAGGCGCTGCAAGCCGTCTAA
- a CDS encoding helix-turn-helix domain-containing protein yields MTELPPELTTGERIRILRERRGLSRPVLAGLVGRSPDWLKKIENGDRDLRSITHLVRLANALHVPDVATLTGGDLSIPADAVGKLSHASVTPIRAALHGVSFAAVPTVGTVTPEALRGRVDGAWKLWHSSTHQRTEVGALLPDLIRDAHACVKAHQGDARRAAHATTGDLYRLVQRHLAHICEPELYWLALDRGRAHSEEADHPVSLALAAWSTAIGQRAAGFAEEAVQTDEAGMALLRSQLEDGPAELLSIYGALNLQAAVSCGLDGRSGDAERYLTEAERTARRLPADYTHTQSAFDAANDSVAQFRLRGSVGA; encoded by the coding sequence ATGACCGAACTGCCCCCAGAGCTGACTACCGGCGAACGTATTCGCATCCTTCGGGAGCGTCGCGGATTGAGTCGCCCCGTGCTGGCCGGTCTCGTCGGCCGTTCACCCGACTGGCTCAAGAAGATCGAGAACGGCGACCGTGACCTACGGTCGATCACTCACCTTGTGCGTCTAGCGAATGCGCTGCACGTGCCAGACGTCGCGACCCTGACAGGTGGAGACCTGAGCATCCCCGCCGATGCAGTCGGCAAGCTCTCGCACGCTTCTGTCACGCCCATCAGGGCGGCCCTGCACGGCGTCTCGTTCGCTGCCGTACCGACCGTGGGCACGGTGACCCCCGAAGCCCTGAGAGGCCGCGTAGACGGCGCATGGAAGCTGTGGCACAGCAGCACCCACCAGCGCACCGAAGTTGGGGCGCTGCTACCAGACTTGATCCGTGACGCTCACGCTTGCGTCAAGGCTCACCAGGGGGACGCGCGGCGGGCCGCTCACGCGACTACCGGGGACCTGTACCGACTCGTTCAGCGCCACTTGGCGCACATCTGTGAGCCTGAGCTCTACTGGCTCGCTCTCGACCGTGGACGCGCCCACAGCGAGGAAGCCGACCACCCCGTGTCGCTGGCCCTTGCGGCGTGGTCAACGGCGATCGGGCAGCGCGCGGCGGGCTTCGCCGAGGAGGCCGTCCAGACCGACGAAGCAGGCATGGCGCTACTGCGTAGCCAGCTGGAAGACGGCCCCGCTGAACTCCTCAGTATCTACGGTGCGTTGAACCTCCAAGCTGCTGTTTCGTGCGGCCTTGACGGGCGATCCGGAGACGCTGAGCGATACCTCACGGAAGCCGAGCGAACGGCCCGACGTCTGCCCGCCGACTACACGCATACGCAGTCGGCCTTTGACGCGGCCAACGACTCTGTTGCTCAATTCCGGCTGCGTGGTTCGGTTGGTGCGTGA